The Amyelois transitella isolate CPQ chromosome 20, ilAmyTran1.1, whole genome shotgun sequence genome has a segment encoding these proteins:
- the LOC106131527 gene encoding uncharacterized protein LOC106131527 — translation MANCILALFVFCAVFQCSLQLVPLPDYIHPCAELSDECFTKATLDAIPGVVKGIPEADIPPLDPLYMDRNISIELPGNLKMTFHNAKLSGLGSCVPNKVSSRRENRTFIFDMHCNFTIKGLYSLKGHLLLFNLDTEGAAKIKIWNQHIRLEVVEKVVINKKGEGHYKINSYKYKADYGTDLKMNLTNLIRGNPEISAHILRVLNADSQLFANEFGGPILDYAIDYAMNVTQRFFNTFTYDQISHVPLTDEFFVKE, via the exons atggcgaACTGCATTCTCGctctttttgtgttttgtgCTGTATTTCAATGCAGTCTACAATTAGTGCCTTtac CGGACTACATCCATCCCTGTGCAGAATTGTCAGACGAATGTTTCACCAAAGCGACCCTGGACGCCATTCCCGGTGTGGTGAAGGGCATCCCGGAGGCAGACATACCACCTTTAGATCCTTTATATATGGACAGGAACATTAGTATAGAACTACCTGGGAATCTGAAGATGACCTTCCATAATGCTAAATTGTCTGGCCTCGGGTCATGTGTACCAAATAAAGTTTC ATCGCGCCGAGAGAACCGTACCTTCATCTTTGACATGCACTGTAACTTCACCATCAAAGGGCTCTACAGCCTGAAGGGGCATCTGCTTCTCTTCAACTTGGACACAGAGGGCGCTGCTAAGATCAAAATTT GGAACCAGCACATTCGCCTAGAAGTCGTAGAGAAGGTGGTTATCAACAAGAAGGGTGAGGGACACTACAAGATCAACTCTTACAAGTACAAGGCTGATTACGGGACCGACCTGAAGATGAACTTGACGAATCTCATCAGAGGCAACCCTGAAATTA GTGCGCACATTCTCCGGGTTTTGAACGCGGATTCCCAACTGTTCGCGAACGAATTCGGCGGCCCGATCCTGGATTATGCCATAGACTACGCTATGAACGTTACACAGAGGTTCTTCAACACCTTCACGTACGACCAGATAAGCCATGTACCCTTAACAGACGAATTCTTTGTCAAAGAGTAG